A stretch of the Hippocampus zosterae strain Florida chromosome 18, ASM2543408v3, whole genome shotgun sequence genome encodes the following:
- the LOC127591222 gene encoding thioredoxin-like protein 1, giving the protein MVGVKVIGSDPEFLPELAAAGSRLTVVKFTMAGCRPCVRIAPAFNMLSNKYPQVVFLEVDVHVCPTTKEANNISATPTFLFFRNRDRVDQYQGADAAGLEDKIKQLTENDPGNSEDSDIPRGYMDLMPFVNKAGCECLNESDECGFDSCLLKDSSYLESDCDEQLLITIAFNQPVKLFSMKLQSSDFAQAPKVVKIFINLPRSMGFDDAERNEATQTLELAEEDYKDDGIIPLRYVKFQNVQSVTLFIKSNQGDEETTKINYLTFIGNPVQATNMNDFKRVVGKKGESH; this is encoded by the exons ATGGTCGGTGTTAAAGTGATCGGGAGCGATCCGGAATTTCTACCGGAGCTAGCGGCCGCCGGCTCGAGGCTCACGGTGGTAAAGTTCACAATGGCCGG GTGCCGGCCGTGTGTCAGAATAGCTCCAGCGTTCAACATGTTGAGTAATAAGTATCCACAGGTTGTCTTCCTTGAAGTTGATGTCCATGTCTGTCCG ACGACAAAGGAAGCCAACAACATATCAGCCACGCCGACGTTCTTATTCTTCAGGAACCGGGATCGGGTAGACCAGTACCAAGGAGCAGATGCTGCGGGTCTGGAGGACAAAATCAAACAGCTCACAGAGAATGATCCAGGAAACAGTGAGGACTCTGACATTCCAAGGGGATAT ATGGACCTCATGCCTTTTGTCAACAAAGCCGGCTGCGAGTGCCTCAACGAGAGTGATGAATGTGGATTTGACAGCTGCTTACTGAAAGATTCTTCCTATCTGGAGTCAGACTGTGATGAACAG CTACTGATAACCATCGCCTTCAACCAGCCTGTGAAGCTCTTTTCCATGAAGCTGCAGTCCTCAGACTTTG CCCAGGCTCCTAAAGTGGTTAAGATATTTATCAATCTCCCGCGCTCTATGGGTTTCGACGACGCCGAGCGAAACGAAGCcacccaaactctggaacttgCAGAGGAAGACTACAAAGATGATGGGATCATTCCACTGCGCTATGTCAAGTTTCAGAATGTGCAGAGTGTAACG TTGTTCATCAAATCAAACCAAGGTGATGAggagacaacaaaaataaactacCTGACCTTCATTGGTAATCCAGTACAGGCCACCAACATGAATGACTTCAAAAGG GTTGTtggaaagaaaggagaaagtCACTGA